A genome region from Haloactinospora alba includes the following:
- a CDS encoding DUF3761 domain-containing protein: protein MAIAGTVLNGVFLLVALVALIGGMSDSSENDPKGSPAPPSASVSATSPLESTASATEETETTEPAEETDEPNEETPPENGGQDSGTDSGEDTRDEPAPEPEPEEPEHPAGATARCNDGTYSYSDHRRGTCSHHDGVDVWINRPPS from the coding sequence ATGGCGATAGCGGGAACGGTCCTCAACGGAGTCTTCCTCCTCGTCGCTTTGGTCGCCCTCATCGGCGGGATGTCCGACTCCTCGGAGAACGACCCGAAGGGCTCCCCCGCCCCTCCGTCGGCCTCCGTCTCCGCCACCTCTCCCTTGGAGAGCACGGCTTCCGCCACGGAGGAGACCGAGACTACGGAGCCCGCGGAGGAGACGGACGAACCGAACGAGGAGACGCCCCCGGAGAACGGCGGCCAGGACTCGGGCACGGATTCCGGGGAGGACACGCGGGACGAGCCCGCGCCGGAGCCGGAACCCGAGGAACCCGAGCATCCGGCCGGAGCGACGGCTCGGTGCAACGACGGCACTTACTCCTACTCGGACCACCGGCGCGGCACGTGCTCCCACCACGACGGCGTGGACGTGTGGATCAACCGGCCGCCGTCCTGA
- a CDS encoding sensor histidine kinase, producing the protein MVASAYNHSLLHWLEFSENRPPRILSVFFWGTMALTALMVTATAITSGTQEWAGNGKLLGIAVTGAASVCALWLVIPWSPAVAPRRKILSVLFLVGTVISMMLGNFTVFVLMSLAIGNTLIVFGTPAAIGYIAVVVLFHSAASLANPKQSLTDTVFNASMALFQCAAVVLVFLALFEASRSTRETRRLYSELETANIQLRRYADRVQELTVAEERTRIAREMHDSIGHHLTVINMGLENARRFRATRPEDAWEEVTQAQRLTREALEDTRRWVRALRPLRLEGRAGSEAIRELAESLSGEETRVTFTMRGTWPRLDDEVEAACYRVAQEGVTNALRHSGAGLIRVRVEGGAEVTVDVSDDGAGADPKTLHHGLGLRGLRERVASLGGSLEATPSGPSGGVVLRAVLPARGRNHEDGLAHRNVREEERG; encoded by the coding sequence ATGGTGGCGAGCGCGTACAACCACAGCCTGCTCCACTGGTTGGAGTTCAGCGAGAACCGTCCACCCCGCATCCTCAGCGTCTTCTTCTGGGGAACGATGGCGCTCACGGCGCTGATGGTGACAGCGACGGCGATCACCAGCGGGACGCAGGAATGGGCGGGGAACGGGAAACTGCTCGGTATAGCGGTGACGGGCGCCGCGAGCGTGTGCGCGCTGTGGCTGGTGATCCCCTGGTCGCCGGCTGTCGCCCCGCGACGGAAGATCCTCTCCGTGCTCTTCCTCGTCGGAACCGTGATCAGCATGATGCTGGGGAACTTCACGGTTTTCGTACTGATGAGCCTGGCCATCGGGAACACGCTCATCGTCTTCGGAACGCCGGCCGCCATCGGCTACATCGCGGTTGTCGTGCTGTTCCACTCCGCGGCGAGTCTGGCCAACCCGAAACAGTCGCTCACCGACACCGTGTTCAACGCGTCGATGGCACTGTTCCAGTGCGCCGCGGTGGTTCTGGTGTTCCTCGCGTTGTTCGAGGCGTCGCGCAGTACCCGGGAGACACGGCGCCTGTACTCCGAGCTGGAGACGGCCAACATCCAGTTGCGGCGCTACGCCGACCGGGTCCAGGAGCTGACCGTGGCCGAGGAGCGCACCCGCATAGCGCGCGAGATGCACGACTCCATCGGGCACCACCTCACGGTGATCAACATGGGGCTGGAGAACGCCCGGCGCTTTCGCGCGACACGGCCGGAGGACGCGTGGGAGGAGGTCACCCAGGCGCAGCGGCTGACCCGGGAGGCGTTGGAGGACACACGCAGGTGGGTGCGGGCGCTGCGTCCGCTCCGGCTGGAGGGGCGCGCGGGCTCGGAGGCGATACGCGAGCTCGCCGAGTCGCTGTCGGGGGAGGAGACACGCGTCACGTTCACGATGCGCGGCACGTGGCCCCGACTCGACGACGAGGTCGAGGCCGCCTGTTACCGGGTGGCGCAGGAGGGGGTGACGAACGCGCTGCGTCACTCGGGGGCGGGACTCATCCGGGTCCGTGTGGAGGGCGGCGCCGAGGTGACGGTCGACGTCTCCGACGACGGCGCCGGCGCCGATCCGAAGACTCTGCACCACGGGCTGGGGCTGCGGGGTCTGCGGGAGCGGGTCGCCTCCCTCGGCGGGAGTTTGGAGGCCACCCCCTCGGGGCCGTCGGGCGGTGTGGTGCTGCGTGCCGTCCTCCCGGCGCGGGGGCGGAACCACGAGGACGGGCTGGCGCACCGGAATGTGCGGGAGGAGGAGCGGGGCTGA
- a CDS encoding FAD-binding protein: protein MEAYRSVQEAAAGAGGIPELDGELTLAPEARAAAAGDFGGLPHGHPSFVLRPGSADDVAAMLRYCRDNRIPVAPRGQGHSTFGQAQAPGGLVVDTGTLDSIHLDGDTAVVGAGARWSELVRATLAQGRTPPVLTDYLELSVGGTLSVGGLGGAAHQHGAQTDTVTELEVVTGSGRRTVCSPDREPGLFRAVLAGLGQCAVITRATLRLAPAPETVRRYRIPHSSATALTATQRRLIRSGAFSYVEGQAHPDAELPEGWRYTLEAVSPLSGAPGGEEELAGLGCRPGPDEVEDLPYLDFADRMAPDVAYLESVGAWHDPHPWWNAFLPDSTVDAAVPETMAGLRPADVGPTGMALLYPLFRDRLHTPLLRVPDEPVVFLFSLLRTATPEPGVPSSQEMVRANRALYERVRAHGGVQYPVGSIPMETRDWREHFGERWPLLAEAKREHDPASVLTPGQGIFPGSEGSAPAPE from the coding sequence ATGGAGGCGTACCGGAGCGTCCAGGAGGCGGCCGCGGGAGCGGGAGGCATCCCGGAACTGGACGGGGAACTGACCCTCGCCCCGGAAGCGAGAGCGGCGGCCGCCGGGGACTTCGGTGGGCTCCCGCACGGGCACCCCTCGTTCGTGCTCCGCCCCGGTTCGGCCGACGACGTGGCCGCCATGCTGCGCTACTGCCGCGACAACCGGATCCCCGTCGCTCCCCGCGGTCAGGGACACTCCACGTTCGGCCAGGCGCAGGCTCCCGGCGGACTGGTCGTCGACACCGGAACGCTCGACAGCATCCACCTGGACGGCGACACCGCCGTGGTGGGCGCGGGCGCCCGTTGGAGCGAGCTGGTCCGGGCCACCCTGGCGCAGGGGCGCACCCCGCCGGTACTGACCGACTACCTGGAGCTCTCCGTGGGCGGGACCCTGTCGGTGGGTGGCCTCGGTGGCGCGGCCCACCAGCACGGTGCCCAGACCGACACCGTCACGGAGCTGGAGGTGGTGACCGGCTCCGGCCGGCGCACGGTGTGCTCCCCCGACCGCGAGCCCGGCCTGTTCCGCGCCGTCCTGGCGGGTCTGGGCCAGTGCGCGGTCATCACCCGCGCGACGCTCCGCCTGGCTCCCGCCCCGGAGACGGTCCGGCGCTACCGCATCCCGCACTCGTCCGCCACGGCACTGACGGCCACCCAGCGGCGGCTCATCCGCAGTGGGGCGTTCTCCTACGTGGAGGGGCAGGCCCACCCGGATGCGGAACTGCCCGAGGGGTGGCGCTACACCCTCGAAGCGGTCTCCCCGCTGAGCGGTGCCCCGGGCGGCGAGGAGGAGCTGGCCGGCCTGGGGTGCCGCCCCGGCCCGGACGAGGTGGAGGACCTGCCCTACCTGGACTTCGCCGACCGGATGGCGCCCGACGTGGCCTACCTGGAGTCGGTGGGGGCCTGGCACGACCCGCACCCGTGGTGGAACGCGTTCCTCCCGGACAGCACGGTCGACGCGGCCGTGCCGGAAACCATGGCCGGGCTGCGGCCCGCCGACGTCGGGCCGACCGGCATGGCACTGCTGTACCCGCTATTCCGCGACCGGCTGCACACCCCGCTGCTCCGGGTCCCGGACGAACCGGTGGTGTTCCTGTTCTCGCTGTTGAGAACCGCCACCCCCGAGCCGGGCGTTCCCAGCTCCCAGGAGATGGTGCGCGCCAACCGCGCGCTGTACGAGCGGGTGCGCGCCCACGGCGGGGTGCAGTACCCGGTGGGCAGCATCCCGATGGAGACACGGGACTGGCGCGAGCACTTCGGGGAGCGCTGGCCCCTGCTGGCCGAGGCGAAACGGGAGCACGACCCCGCCAGCGTCCTCACCCCCGGCCAGGGGATCTTCCCCGGTTCGGAGGGCTCCGCCCCCGCTCCGGAGTGA
- a CDS encoding DUF4190 domain-containing protein: protein MSHPPNFAGTAQPPRSRLAVASLVLGLANVLCLFLLFIPPIVGIVLGALGIRDAR from the coding sequence TTGAGCCATCCCCCGAATTTCGCCGGAACGGCACAACCGCCCCGGAGCCGGCTCGCCGTCGCGAGCCTCGTCCTGGGACTCGCCAATGTCCTGTGCCTGTTCCTGCTGTTCATCCCCCCGATCGTCGGGATCGTACTCGGTGCCCTCGGGATCCGGGACGCCAGGTAG
- a CDS encoding MFS transporter, translating into MRQTHTLPRDEPPEPPSPPPPSRSTMFALLASATLVVMAGAVISPVVALIREDLDLSSDQAGLVITTHSLLIALSGPLVGTVIDRIGTRRVLMTGLLAYALFGGGAALADTYPLLLASRALFGVAAACVVNGLTVSLLNLWQGPARDAVMGYRATASSIGGVVWPLLGGALGEISWRGPFLVYLVALLVLVGTALLVPETRSSAPDRASTSETRGASTSPGVWTLLRNQPALLWPYLLLFAMATLQYSIVVFLPQRLAQLGVSNTMTVSVFISVMTGATGVIGLFYGRLRRNRSYRSLLTAGTALPLAGLVTLAAGSQPWMLLAGPVLFGLGAGLVMPAAPVLVSQAVPERMQGRAASTLNSTMLLGQFASPMLLGAFAGPFGIRGVFVAAAVACVLLVLAVAATFRQADAPVGSAEA; encoded by the coding sequence ATGCGCCAGACACACACCCTCCCGCGCGACGAGCCTCCGGAACCGCCGAGCCCGCCCCCGCCCAGCAGGAGCACCATGTTCGCCCTGCTGGCCTCGGCCACCCTCGTGGTGATGGCCGGAGCGGTCATCTCCCCGGTGGTGGCCCTGATCCGCGAGGACCTGGACCTGTCGTCCGACCAGGCCGGGCTCGTCATCACCACCCACTCACTGCTGATCGCGCTCTCCGGCCCCCTCGTCGGAACCGTCATCGACCGGATCGGCACCCGGCGGGTGCTCATGACCGGCCTGCTGGCCTACGCCCTGTTCGGCGGCGGGGCGGCACTGGCCGACACCTACCCGCTGCTCCTGGCCTCCCGCGCGCTGTTCGGCGTCGCCGCCGCCTGCGTGGTCAACGGCCTCACCGTGAGCCTGCTCAACCTGTGGCAGGGGCCGGCCCGCGACGCCGTGATGGGATACCGTGCCACCGCCAGCAGCATCGGCGGTGTGGTGTGGCCGCTGCTGGGCGGCGCGCTCGGCGAGATCAGCTGGCGCGGACCGTTCCTGGTGTACCTGGTGGCGCTGCTCGTTCTGGTGGGCACGGCGCTGCTCGTTCCCGAGACGCGTTCCTCCGCGCCGGACCGCGCGAGTACGTCCGAAACCCGGGGAGCCAGCACCTCGCCGGGTGTGTGGACCCTGCTGCGGAACCAGCCGGCGCTGCTGTGGCCCTACCTGCTGCTCTTCGCGATGGCCACGCTGCAGTACAGCATCGTGGTGTTCCTCCCCCAGCGGCTGGCGCAGCTCGGCGTGTCCAACACCATGACCGTGTCCGTGTTCATCTCGGTGATGACCGGCGCGACCGGCGTCATCGGCCTGTTCTACGGCCGTCTGCGCCGCAACCGGAGCTACCGTTCCCTCCTCACCGCCGGAACCGCGCTCCCCCTGGCGGGACTCGTGACGCTCGCCGCCGGAAGCCAACCGTGGATGCTGCTCGCTGGGCCGGTCCTGTTCGGCCTGGGTGCGGGGCTGGTCATGCCCGCCGCTCCGGTCCTGGTCAGTCAGGCGGTACCGGAACGGATGCAGGGCCGGGCCGCCTCCACCCTGAACTCGACGATGCTGCTGGGACAGTTCGCCTCGCCGATGCTGCTGGGGGCGTTCGCGGGACCCTTCGGCATCCGGGGCGTTTTCGTCGCGGCCGCGGTGGCCTGCGTCCTGCTGGTGCTGGCGGTGGCCGCGACGTTCCGCCAGGCCGATGCCCCGGTGGGAAGCGCCGAGGCCTAG
- a CDS encoding NADPH-dependent FMN reductase: MTDTPLNTAVLVGSTRENRFAPNPAAWFVDHAKQRDDLALDVIDLAETPLPTVQQAHPVYTGHYPSPDVRAFASRIAAADAFVVAAAEYNHSFPAPLKLAIDSVHPEWRAKPVGFVSYGGLAGGLRSVEQLRLVFAELHAVTMRDTVSFPNYWKEFDADGNPTNPDGVAAAATTMLNQLVWWGTTLRDAKRDHPYDV, encoded by the coding sequence ATGACCGACACCCCACTGAACACCGCCGTACTCGTCGGCAGCACCCGCGAGAACCGCTTCGCCCCCAATCCGGCGGCCTGGTTCGTCGACCACGCGAAACAGCGCGACGACCTCGCCCTCGACGTGATCGACCTGGCCGAAACCCCGTTGCCCACCGTCCAGCAGGCCCACCCGGTCTACACCGGCCACTACCCCTCACCCGACGTGCGCGCCTTCGCCTCCCGTATCGCGGCCGCCGACGCGTTCGTCGTCGCCGCCGCCGAGTACAACCACTCCTTCCCCGCTCCGCTGAAGCTCGCCATCGACTCGGTGCACCCGGAGTGGCGCGCCAAACCGGTCGGGTTCGTCTCCTACGGCGGCCTCGCGGGCGGACTGCGCTCCGTGGAACAACTCCGGCTCGTGTTCGCCGAGCTGCACGCCGTCACCATGCGCGACACGGTCAGCTTCCCCAACTACTGGAAGGAGTTCGACGCCGACGGGAACCCCACGAACCCGGACGGTGTCGCGGCGGCGGCCACGACCATGCTCAACCAGCTCGTCTGGTGGGGCACCACGCTGCGCGACGCCAAGCGGGACCACCCCTACGACGTGTGA
- a CDS encoding phosphatase PAP2 family protein: protein MSEIAWGLASDKIAIFLAVALITLTVLSAGPLHPLDNWVNTAPRPLWDELRSFLILWVDVVASRFVALPVLGVTALQLAYWFRSWRPIILGVCGVFGMMSLVASMKLLFMRNHPRSYDPSFFGDAVSFPSGHGANAILIYGLVLFLIIRYSVARPHVVHRLAYCIVGIALLQGLVSSYLHFHWFTDLLVGMVAGGFALRLTIRLDRIIPHGRTVYWWPWYGRKLWSGEQRKPETPDSR from the coding sequence GTGAGCGAAATCGCATGGGGACTGGCGTCGGACAAGATCGCGATCTTTCTCGCGGTGGCATTGATCACTCTGACCGTTCTCTCCGCCGGCCCCCTCCACCCCCTGGACAATTGGGTCAACACGGCACCGCGTCCATTGTGGGACGAGCTCCGTTCGTTTCTGATCCTGTGGGTCGACGTTGTCGCGTCCCGGTTCGTCGCGCTCCCGGTACTGGGAGTGACGGCCCTGCAACTGGCCTACTGGTTCCGTTCCTGGCGCCCGATCATCCTCGGCGTATGCGGCGTGTTCGGCATGATGAGCCTCGTCGCCTCGATGAAGCTCCTGTTCATGCGCAACCACCCGCGCTCCTACGACCCGTCGTTCTTCGGCGACGCCGTCTCCTTCCCGTCCGGCCACGGCGCCAACGCGATCCTGATCTACGGGCTGGTGCTGTTCCTGATCATCCGGTACTCGGTGGCGCGCCCGCACGTCGTGCACCGGCTGGCCTACTGCATTGTGGGAATCGCGTTACTCCAGGGGCTGGTGTCCTCCTATCTGCATTTCCACTGGTTCACCGACCTCCTCGTCGGCATGGTCGCGGGCGGATTCGCGTTACGGCTCACGATTCGGCTGGACCGGATCATTCCCCACGGCCGTACCGTCTACTGGTGGCCCTGGTACGGCCGTAAACTCTGGAGCGGGGAGCAACGGAAACCGGAAACGCCTGATTCCCGGTGA
- a CDS encoding class I SAM-dependent DNA methyltransferase, protein MTENDAAGVETPDSGAMSWEERESAQAAAYDAIGDRYDEAFPHKDGQIGMVERLLPDLPPGARVLDLGCGTGTPTTRQLVDGGCRVTGTDISPRMLEVAKRNVPEARFLLRDMVDLDPERETYDAVVSCFSLLHLTRDRIPVVLDLVRRALVPGGRFGLAMVEADVDDAPIPFLGQTLRVTGYFRDELRGMLHSAGFTVEHERTLSYAPASTQARPEIQIFMICGNGEERGTA, encoded by the coding sequence ATGACCGAGAACGACGCCGCGGGCGTGGAGACTCCGGATTCCGGCGCCATGTCCTGGGAGGAGCGCGAGTCCGCCCAGGCGGCCGCCTATGACGCGATCGGTGACCGCTACGACGAGGCGTTCCCGCACAAGGACGGCCAGATAGGGATGGTGGAGCGGCTGCTGCCCGACCTGCCGCCGGGGGCGCGGGTGCTGGACCTCGGCTGCGGGACCGGCACGCCCACCACCCGGCAGCTTGTCGACGGCGGGTGCCGGGTCACCGGGACCGACATATCCCCGCGCATGCTGGAGGTCGCCAAGCGCAACGTCCCCGAGGCGCGCTTCCTGCTCCGGGACATGGTCGACCTCGACCCCGAGCGGGAGACCTACGACGCCGTCGTCTCCTGCTTCTCGCTGCTGCACCTGACGCGGGACCGCATCCCGGTGGTGCTGGACCTGGTCCGGCGCGCGCTCGTGCCCGGCGGCCGGTTCGGCCTGGCCATGGTCGAGGCCGACGTGGACGACGCCCCCATACCGTTCCTCGGGCAGACCCTCAGGGTGACCGGCTACTTCCGGGACGAGCTCCGGGGGATGCTGCACAGTGCCGGGTTCACCGTCGAGCACGAGAGGACCCTCTCGTACGCTCCCGCCTCGACCCAGGCCCGTCCCGAGATCCAGATATTCATGATCTGCGGGAACGGGGAGGAGAGAGGAACAGCCTGA
- a CDS encoding VOC family protein translates to MPTLGNLSVTIVHCENYAEMVAFYRDRLGFPVLEEHPQATVLRTGNGGELVFSGQEDEPPFRLGFTDTDVEAARADLSDLSPSELRPHKNGRGFTAWDPEGNTLEFVDD, encoded by the coding sequence ATGCCCACCCTCGGAAACCTCTCCGTCACGATCGTGCACTGCGAGAACTACGCCGAGATGGTCGCCTTCTACCGCGACCGGCTCGGTTTCCCCGTGCTGGAGGAACACCCGCAGGCCACCGTTCTGCGTACCGGCAACGGAGGCGAGCTCGTGTTCAGCGGCCAGGAGGACGAACCGCCCTTCCGGCTGGGCTTCACCGACACCGACGTGGAGGCGGCACGCGCCGACCTCTCCGACCTCAGCCCAAGCGAACTCCGCCCTCACAAGAACGGCCGCGGTTTCACCGCCTGGGACCCCGAGGGCAACACGCTCGAGTTCGTCGACGACTAG
- a CDS encoding L,D-transpeptidase family protein — translation MAICSSERVVRYTARTLALALSTLAVTGAGAAVGGMAPAAAGGAVAHAAPSPADSPSDLLLKGDSGPEVEELQEQLRSLGYWVGPVDGEYGELTVQAVYALQKTAGIARDGVVGPDTRAALDDGTAPEATASGDVVEVDLDRQLLLVVSDGEVERVFNTSTGSGEMYESQGELRRAVTPTGEYTVFRDVDGVDSGPLGDLYRPKYFNGGIAVHGYSSVPPYPASHGCVRVSNAAMDWLWDEGSLDYNSPVHVY, via the coding sequence ATGGCTATTTGTTCATCCGAACGTGTCGTGCGCTACACGGCCCGGACGCTGGCTCTGGCACTGTCCACCCTCGCGGTGACCGGAGCCGGGGCGGCTGTGGGGGGTATGGCCCCCGCGGCGGCCGGCGGCGCCGTGGCCCACGCCGCGCCCTCCCCTGCGGATTCCCCCTCCGACCTGTTACTCAAGGGCGACTCCGGACCCGAGGTGGAAGAGCTCCAGGAGCAGCTGCGCTCCCTGGGGTACTGGGTCGGCCCGGTCGACGGCGAGTACGGCGAACTCACCGTCCAGGCCGTCTACGCCCTGCAGAAGACGGCCGGCATCGCCCGGGACGGCGTGGTCGGCCCCGACACCCGCGCCGCCCTGGACGACGGCACCGCCCCCGAGGCGACGGCGTCGGGGGACGTGGTCGAGGTCGACCTGGACCGCCAGCTCCTGCTCGTGGTCTCCGACGGCGAGGTGGAGCGGGTGTTCAACACCTCGACCGGCTCCGGCGAGATGTACGAGTCGCAGGGCGAGCTGCGCCGCGCGGTCACCCCCACCGGCGAGTACACCGTCTTCCGGGACGTGGACGGTGTGGACAGCGGCCCGCTGGGCGACCTGTACCGTCCCAAGTACTTCAACGGCGGCATCGCCGTGCACGGTTACTCCTCCGTCCCGCCCTACCCCGCGTCGCACGGCTGCGTCCGCGTCAGCAACGCGGCGATGGACTGGCTGTGGGACGAGGGCAGCCTCGACTACAACTCCCCGGTCCACGTGTACTGA
- a CDS encoding SpoIIE family protein phosphatase, with product MDSLSGFRDAVPGDASAAEATPHADDERLPLLHGSLAFLNEATARIGASLDKDHIVGELCDVLVPRIADFTAVHLTETLAAENQLDTVFPEVPDPRLAAVRRVAVAHDGDHQRWNPGAPQGAVHMLRSTSPLRRAMVTGESVLVSRVDVAAAAELAEGHPTGDSAALMRGCSLLAVPLRVRGQTLGVVLLLRRPERPPFHDTDALMAGQLSMQAGLGVHNAHLYQTQSTVADALQRSMLPTLPSWLAGVEIASRYLSSSDTAQVGGDWFDAIPLPGGRVAFVVGDVMGHGIRSAAAMGQFRTAVQTLAALDLPPHQVLRHLDDLAQQLGDDYLATCVYVVYDPVARRCTFANAGHIPPGIMHRDGRAELLDLPAGAPIGLGGVAFEPVEVPVDDGDVLVLCTDGVVEERGHDLGDRLERMCASLGEPGQRLDALCEGLLEALRPADREDDAALLMARLHGISQGNVAHWYLQPRDSTPARVRRLVRTTLEAWGLSLCSEVTELLATELVTNSIRHASRPIELRLLRTDALLCEVADDDHHRPVLRRADATDEDGRGLQLVSNLARRWGTSATPTGKVVWFEQDIPEQDTGLS from the coding sequence ATGGATTCGTTGAGCGGATTCCGGGACGCCGTCCCCGGGGACGCCTCGGCGGCCGAAGCCACCCCGCACGCCGACGACGAGCGGCTCCCGCTCCTGCACGGTTCGCTCGCGTTCCTCAACGAGGCGACCGCGCGCATCGGTGCCAGCCTGGACAAGGACCACATCGTCGGCGAGCTGTGCGACGTGCTCGTTCCCAGGATCGCCGACTTCACCGCGGTGCACCTCACCGAGACCCTGGCTGCCGAGAACCAGCTCGACACGGTCTTCCCGGAGGTTCCCGACCCCCGGCTCGCGGCGGTGCGTCGGGTCGCGGTCGCCCACGACGGCGACCACCAGCGGTGGAACCCGGGAGCACCCCAGGGCGCCGTCCACATGTTGCGGTCCACCAGCCCCCTGCGGCGCGCCATGGTCACCGGGGAGTCGGTGCTGGTGTCGCGGGTGGACGTGGCTGCGGCGGCGGAGCTCGCCGAGGGGCACCCCACCGGTGACTCGGCGGCGCTGATGCGCGGCTGCTCCCTGCTGGCGGTGCCGCTGCGGGTCCGGGGGCAGACGTTGGGTGTCGTGTTGCTGCTGCGCCGCCCGGAACGCCCCCCGTTCCACGACACGGACGCGCTGATGGCCGGGCAGCTGTCCATGCAGGCCGGACTCGGCGTGCACAACGCCCACCTGTACCAGACGCAGAGCACGGTCGCCGATGCCCTGCAGCGCAGCATGCTGCCGACCCTGCCGTCGTGGCTCGCCGGGGTGGAGATCGCCAGTCGCTACCTGAGCAGCAGCGACACGGCACAGGTCGGCGGGGACTGGTTCGACGCCATCCCACTGCCGGGCGGCCGGGTCGCCTTCGTCGTCGGTGACGTGATGGGGCACGGTATCCGGTCGGCGGCGGCGATGGGCCAGTTCCGCACGGCGGTGCAGACGCTGGCCGCGCTCGACCTCCCGCCGCACCAGGTGCTGCGCCACCTGGACGACCTGGCGCAACAGCTCGGCGACGACTACCTGGCGACCTGCGTCTACGTCGTCTACGACCCGGTGGCCCGCCGGTGCACCTTCGCCAACGCGGGTCACATCCCGCCGGGGATCATGCACCGGGACGGGAGGGCGGAACTCCTCGACCTCCCGGCGGGTGCCCCGATCGGGCTGGGCGGGGTCGCGTTCGAACCGGTCGAGGTGCCGGTGGACGACGGGGACGTGCTGGTGCTGTGCACCGACGGGGTCGTGGAGGAGCGCGGCCACGACCTCGGGGACCGGCTGGAGCGGATGTGCGCGAGCCTCGGTGAGCCCGGCCAGCGGCTGGACGCGTTGTGCGAGGGGTTGCTGGAGGCGTTGCGCCCCGCTGACCGGGAGGACGACGCCGCCCTGCTCATGGCGCGGCTGCACGGCATCTCCCAGGGCAACGTGGCGCACTGGTACCTGCAACCGCGCGACAGTACACCCGCCCGGGTCCGGCGACTGGTGCGCACCACGCTGGAGGCGTGGGGGCTGTCGCTGTGCAGTGAGGTCACCGAACTGCTGGCCACGGAACTGGTCACCAACTCCATCCGGCACGCCTCCCGTCCGATCGAGCTGCGGCTGCTGCGTACGGACGCCCTGCTGTGCGAGGTCGCCGACGACGACCACCACCGGCCGGTGCTGCGCCGCGCGGACGCCACCGACGAGGACGGCCGGGGGCTGCAGCTCGTCAGCAACCTCGCGCGGCGCTGGGGAACCAGTGCCACCCCCACGGGGAAGGTGGTCTGGTTCGAGCAGGACATTCCGGAACAGGACACCGGCCTCTCCTAG
- a CDS encoding TetR/AcrR family transcriptional regulator, translating into MKDSEEPVVDLSALPPEEREKLTLMGLGPPSECLPLRERKKLRTRRALVDAAMRMFLEQGFDAVTVDNLAEKVEVSKSTFFRNFERKETVAIEGETVIWSAYLAVLAGRRISGPVLTELRATMTETVAALPAEWDEHYVATRRLVNSCPVVQAHTAHYRTTVHQRIATCLAGKLGMAPDDMRLAILAETTATAWSVAARTWVYANAEGGRNALLHRLGRAFDAIPESLSLSGTGENRE; encoded by the coding sequence ATGAAGGACTCCGAGGAACCCGTGGTCGACCTGTCCGCCCTGCCGCCCGAGGAGCGGGAGAAACTCACCCTGATGGGGCTCGGCCCGCCCAGCGAGTGCCTGCCGCTGCGGGAGCGCAAGAAGCTCCGCACCCGGCGCGCGCTCGTCGACGCGGCGATGCGGATGTTCCTCGAACAGGGGTTCGACGCGGTCACCGTCGACAACCTGGCCGAGAAGGTGGAGGTCTCCAAGAGCACGTTCTTCCGCAACTTCGAACGCAAGGAGACCGTGGCGATCGAGGGGGAGACCGTCATCTGGTCGGCCTACCTCGCCGTGCTGGCGGGGCGCCGGATCTCAGGCCCCGTACTGACGGAACTGCGCGCCACCATGACCGAGACCGTGGCCGCCCTGCCCGCGGAGTGGGACGAGCACTACGTCGCCACGCGCCGCCTCGTGAACTCCTGCCCGGTGGTGCAGGCCCACACGGCCCACTACCGGACCACCGTGCACCAGCGGATCGCCACCTGCCTGGCGGGGAAACTCGGGATGGCCCCCGATGACATGCGGCTAGCGATCCTCGCGGAAACGACGGCGACCGCCTGGAGCGTGGCCGCCCGTACCTGGGTGTACGCCAACGCCGAGGGCGGCAGGAACGCCCTCCTGCACCGGCTCGGGCGCGCTTTCGACGCCATACCCGAGAGCCTGTCGCTGTCGGGAACGGGCGAGAACCGGGAGTGA